A genomic region of Drosophila kikkawai strain 14028-0561.14 chromosome X, DkikHiC1v2, whole genome shotgun sequence contains the following coding sequences:
- the up gene encoding troponin T, skeletal muscle isoform X1, with amino-acid sequence MSDDEEYTSSEEEEVVEETREETKPPQTPAEGEGDPEFIKRQDQKRSDLDEQLKEYISEWRKQRSKEEDELKKLKEKQAKRKISRAEEEQKMAQRKKEEEERRVREAEEKKQREIEEKRMRLEEAEKKRQAMLQAMKDKDKKGPNFTIAKKEAGVLGLSSAAMERNKTKEQLEEEKKISLSFRIKPLAIEGFGEAKLREKAQELWELIVKLETEKYDLEERQKRQDYDLKELKERQKQQLRHKALKKGLDPEALTGKYPPKIQVASKYERRVDTRSYDDKKKLFEGGWDEISKDSNEKIWNEKKEQYTGRQKSKLPKWFGERPGKKAGEPETPEGEEDAKADEDIVEDDEEVEEEVAEEEEEEAEEDEEEEEEEEEEEEEEEEEEEEEEEEEEEEE; translated from the exons ATGTCCGACGATGAAGAGTACAC CAgctccgaggaggaggaggttgTCGAGGAGACCCGCGAGGAGAC AAAACCACCTCAGACACCAGCCGA AGGAGAGGGCGACCCAGAGTTCATCAAGCGTCAGGACCAGAAGCGCTCCGACCTCGATGAGCAGCTGAAAGAATACATCAGCGAGTGGCGCAAACAGAGATccaaggaggaggatgagctGAAGAAGCTGAAGGAGAAGCAGGCCAAGCGCAAGATCTCGCGtgccgaggaggagcagaagatGGCTCAGCgcaagaaggaggaggaggagcgccGCGTCCGCGAGGCTGAGGAGAAGAAGCAGCGCGAGATCGAGGAGAAGCGCATGCGTCTCGAGGAGGCCGAGAAGAAGCGCCAGGCTATGTTGCAGGCCAtgaaggacaaggacaagaagGGACCCAACTTCACCATTGCCAAGAAGGAGGCAGGCGTG tTGGGACTCTCGTCCGCCGCCATGGAACGCAACAAGACTAAGGAACAAttggaggaggagaagaagaTCTCGCTGTCGTTCCGCATCAAGCCCTTGGCCATCGAAGGCTTCGGCGAGGCCAAGCTGCGCGAGAAGGCCCAGGAGCTGTGGGAGCTCATCGTTAAATTGGAAACTGAGAAGTATGACTTGGAAGAAAGGCAGAAACGTCAGGACTACGAT TTGAAAGAGCTGAAGGAAAGACAGAAGCAACAGCTCAGGCACAAAGCCTTGAAGAAGGGTCTCGACCCGGAAGCTTTGACTGGCAAATACCCG CCCAAGATTCAAGTCGCCTCCAAATATGAGCGACGTGTGGATACACGCTCATACGACGACAAGAAGAAGCTCTTCGAGGGT GGCTGGGATGAGATCAGCAAGGACTCGAACGAGAAGATCTGGAACGAGAAGAAGGAGCAATACACCGGCCGTCAAAAAT CCAAACTGCCAAAGTGGTTCGGCGAGCGACCAGGCAAGAAGGCCGGTGAGCCCGAGACACCCGAGGGCGAGGAGGACGCCAAGGCCGACGAGGACATCGTTGAGGATGATGAGGAGGTCGAGGAGGAGGTcgccgaggaggaggaagaggaggccgaggaggatgaggaggaagaggaggaggaagaggaggaggaagaggaagaggaggaggaagaggaggaggaggaagaggaggaggaggaggaggaataA
- the up gene encoding troponin T, skeletal muscle isoform X11, producing the protein MSDDEEYTGEGDPEFIKRQDQKRSDLDEQLKEYISEWRKQRSKEEDELKKLKEKQAKRKISRAEEEQKMAQRKKEEEERRVREAEEKKQREIEEKRMRLEEAEKKRQAMLQAMKDKDKKGPNFTIAKKEAGLGLSSAAMERNKTKEQLEEEKKISLSFRIKPLAIEGFGEAKLREKAQELWELIVKLETEKYDLEERQKRQDYDLKELKERQKQQLRHKALKKGLDPEALTGKYPPKIQVASKYERRVDTRSYDDKKKLFEGGYNTVYAETLEKTWQERQERFTQRTKSKLPKWFGERPGKKAGEPETPEGEEDAKADEDIVEDDEEVEEEVAEEEEEEAEEDEEEEEEEEEEEEEEEEEEEEEEEEEEEEE; encoded by the exons ATGTCCGACGATGAAGAGTACAC AGGAGAGGGCGACCCAGAGTTCATCAAGCGTCAGGACCAGAAGCGCTCCGACCTCGATGAGCAGCTGAAAGAATACATCAGCGAGTGGCGCAAACAGAGATccaaggaggaggatgagctGAAGAAGCTGAAGGAGAAGCAGGCCAAGCGCAAGATCTCGCGtgccgaggaggagcagaagatGGCTCAGCgcaagaaggaggaggaggagcgccGCGTCCGCGAGGCTGAGGAGAAGAAGCAGCGCGAGATCGAGGAGAAGCGCATGCGTCTCGAGGAGGCCGAGAAGAAGCGCCAGGCTATGTTGCAGGCCAtgaaggacaaggacaagaagGGACCCAACTTCACCATTGCCAAGAAGGAGGCAGGC tTGGGACTCTCGTCCGCCGCCATGGAACGCAACAAGACTAAGGAACAAttggaggaggagaagaagaTCTCGCTGTCGTTCCGCATCAAGCCCTTGGCCATCGAAGGCTTCGGCGAGGCCAAGCTGCGCGAGAAGGCCCAGGAGCTGTGGGAGCTCATCGTTAAATTGGAAACTGAGAAGTATGACTTGGAAGAAAGGCAGAAACGTCAGGACTACGAT TTGAAAGAGCTGAAGGAAAGACAGAAGCAACAGCTCAGGCACAAAGCCTTGAAGAAGGGTCTCGACCCGGAAGCTTTGACTGGCAAATACCCG CCCAAGATTCAAGTCGCCTCCAAATATGAGCGACGTGTGGATACACGCTCATACGACGACAAGAAGAAGCTCTTCGAGGGT GGCTATAATACGGTCTATGCGGAAACCTTAGAAAAGACCTGGCAAGAAAGACAGGAAAGATTCACTCAGCGCACAAAAT CCAAACTGCCAAAGTGGTTCGGCGAGCGACCAGGCAAGAAGGCCGGTGAGCCCGAGACACCCGAGGGCGAGGAGGACGCCAAGGCCGACGAGGACATCGTTGAGGATGATGAGGAGGTCGAGGAGGAGGTcgccgaggaggaggaagaggaggccgaggaggatgaggaggaagaggaggaggaagaggaggaggaagaggaagaggaggaggaagaggaggaggaggaagaggaggaggaggaggaggaataA
- the up gene encoding troponin T, skeletal muscle isoform X9: MSDDEEYTGEGDPEFIKRQDQKRSDLDEQLKEYISEWRKQRSKEEDELKKLKEKQAKRKISRAEEEQKMAQRKKEEEERRVREAEEKKQREIEEKRMRLEEAEKKRQAMLQAMKDKDKKGPNFTIAKKEAGVLGLSSAAMERNKTKEQLEEEKKISLSFRIKPLAIEGFGEAKLREKAQELWELIVKLETEKYDLEERQKRQDYDLKELKERQKQQLRHKALKKGLDPEALTGKYPPKIQVASKYERRVDTRSYDDKKKLFEGGWDEISKDSNEKIWNEKKEQYTGRQKSKLPKWFGERPGKKAGEPETPEGEEDAKADEDIVEDDEEVEEEVAEEEEEEAEEDEEEEEEEEEEEEEEEEEEEEEEEEEEEEE, encoded by the exons ATGTCCGACGATGAAGAGTACAC AGGAGAGGGCGACCCAGAGTTCATCAAGCGTCAGGACCAGAAGCGCTCCGACCTCGATGAGCAGCTGAAAGAATACATCAGCGAGTGGCGCAAACAGAGATccaaggaggaggatgagctGAAGAAGCTGAAGGAGAAGCAGGCCAAGCGCAAGATCTCGCGtgccgaggaggagcagaagatGGCTCAGCgcaagaaggaggaggaggagcgccGCGTCCGCGAGGCTGAGGAGAAGAAGCAGCGCGAGATCGAGGAGAAGCGCATGCGTCTCGAGGAGGCCGAGAAGAAGCGCCAGGCTATGTTGCAGGCCAtgaaggacaaggacaagaagGGACCCAACTTCACCATTGCCAAGAAGGAGGCAGGCGTG tTGGGACTCTCGTCCGCCGCCATGGAACGCAACAAGACTAAGGAACAAttggaggaggagaagaagaTCTCGCTGTCGTTCCGCATCAAGCCCTTGGCCATCGAAGGCTTCGGCGAGGCCAAGCTGCGCGAGAAGGCCCAGGAGCTGTGGGAGCTCATCGTTAAATTGGAAACTGAGAAGTATGACTTGGAAGAAAGGCAGAAACGTCAGGACTACGAT TTGAAAGAGCTGAAGGAAAGACAGAAGCAACAGCTCAGGCACAAAGCCTTGAAGAAGGGTCTCGACCCGGAAGCTTTGACTGGCAAATACCCG CCCAAGATTCAAGTCGCCTCCAAATATGAGCGACGTGTGGATACACGCTCATACGACGACAAGAAGAAGCTCTTCGAGGGT GGCTGGGATGAGATCAGCAAGGACTCGAACGAGAAGATCTGGAACGAGAAGAAGGAGCAATACACCGGCCGTCAAAAAT CCAAACTGCCAAAGTGGTTCGGCGAGCGACCAGGCAAGAAGGCCGGTGAGCCCGAGACACCCGAGGGCGAGGAGGACGCCAAGGCCGACGAGGACATCGTTGAGGATGATGAGGAGGTCGAGGAGGAGGTcgccgaggaggaggaagaggaggccgaggaggatgaggaggaagaggaggaggaagaggaggaggaagaggaagaggaggaggaagaggaggaggaggaagaggaggaggaggaggaggaataA
- the up gene encoding troponin T, skeletal muscle isoform X8, with translation MSDDEEYTSEEEEVVEETREETGEGDPEFIKRQDQKRSDLDEQLKEYISEWRKQRSKEEDELKKLKEKQAKRKISRAEEEQKMAQRKKEEEERRVREAEEKKQREIEEKRMRLEEAEKKRQAMLQAMKDKDKKGPNFTIAKKEAGVLGLSSAAMERNKTKEQLEEEKKISLSFRIKPLAIEGFGEAKLREKAQELWELIVKLETEKYDLEERQKRQDYDLKELKERQKQQLRHKALKKGLDPEALTGKYPPKIQVASKYERRVDTRSYDDKKKLFEGGWDEISKDSNEKIWNEKKEQYTGRQKSKLPKWFGERPGKKAGEPETPEGEEDAKADEDIVEDDEEVEEEVAEEEEEEAEEDEEEEEEEEEEEEEEEEEEEEEEEEEEEEE, from the exons ATGTCCGACGATGAAGAGTACAC ctccgaggaggaggaggttgTCGAGGAGACCCGCGAGGAGAC AGGAGAGGGCGACCCAGAGTTCATCAAGCGTCAGGACCAGAAGCGCTCCGACCTCGATGAGCAGCTGAAAGAATACATCAGCGAGTGGCGCAAACAGAGATccaaggaggaggatgagctGAAGAAGCTGAAGGAGAAGCAGGCCAAGCGCAAGATCTCGCGtgccgaggaggagcagaagatGGCTCAGCgcaagaaggaggaggaggagcgccGCGTCCGCGAGGCTGAGGAGAAGAAGCAGCGCGAGATCGAGGAGAAGCGCATGCGTCTCGAGGAGGCCGAGAAGAAGCGCCAGGCTATGTTGCAGGCCAtgaaggacaaggacaagaagGGACCCAACTTCACCATTGCCAAGAAGGAGGCAGGCGTG tTGGGACTCTCGTCCGCCGCCATGGAACGCAACAAGACTAAGGAACAAttggaggaggagaagaagaTCTCGCTGTCGTTCCGCATCAAGCCCTTGGCCATCGAAGGCTTCGGCGAGGCCAAGCTGCGCGAGAAGGCCCAGGAGCTGTGGGAGCTCATCGTTAAATTGGAAACTGAGAAGTATGACTTGGAAGAAAGGCAGAAACGTCAGGACTACGAT TTGAAAGAGCTGAAGGAAAGACAGAAGCAACAGCTCAGGCACAAAGCCTTGAAGAAGGGTCTCGACCCGGAAGCTTTGACTGGCAAATACCCG CCCAAGATTCAAGTCGCCTCCAAATATGAGCGACGTGTGGATACACGCTCATACGACGACAAGAAGAAGCTCTTCGAGGGT GGCTGGGATGAGATCAGCAAGGACTCGAACGAGAAGATCTGGAACGAGAAGAAGGAGCAATACACCGGCCGTCAAAAAT CCAAACTGCCAAAGTGGTTCGGCGAGCGACCAGGCAAGAAGGCCGGTGAGCCCGAGACACCCGAGGGCGAGGAGGACGCCAAGGCCGACGAGGACATCGTTGAGGATGATGAGGAGGTCGAGGAGGAGGTcgccgaggaggaggaagaggaggccgaggaggatgaggaggaagaggaggaggaagaggaggaggaagaggaagaggaggaggaagaggaggaggaggaagaggaggaggaggaggaggaataA
- the up gene encoding troponin T, skeletal muscle isoform X6 yields the protein MSDDEEYTSSEEEEVVEETREETGEGDPEFIKRQDQKRSDLDEQLKEYISEWRKQRSKEEDELKKLKEKQAKRKISRAEEEQKMAQRKKEEEERRVREAEEKKQREIEEKRMRLEEAEKKRQAMLQAMKDKDKKGPNFTIAKKEAGVLGLSSAAMERNKTKEQLEEEKKISLSFRIKPLAIEGFGEAKLREKAQELWELIVKLETEKYDLEERQKRQDYDLKELKERQKQQLRHKALKKGLDPEALTGKYPPKIQVASKYERRVDTRSYDDKKKLFEGGWDEISKDSNEKIWNEKKEQYTGRQKSKLPKWFGERPGKKAGEPETPEGEEDAKADEDIVEDDEEVEEEVAEEEEEEAEEDEEEEEEEEEEEEEEEEEEEEEEEEEEEEE from the exons ATGTCCGACGATGAAGAGTACAC CAgctccgaggaggaggaggttgTCGAGGAGACCCGCGAGGAGAC AGGAGAGGGCGACCCAGAGTTCATCAAGCGTCAGGACCAGAAGCGCTCCGACCTCGATGAGCAGCTGAAAGAATACATCAGCGAGTGGCGCAAACAGAGATccaaggaggaggatgagctGAAGAAGCTGAAGGAGAAGCAGGCCAAGCGCAAGATCTCGCGtgccgaggaggagcagaagatGGCTCAGCgcaagaaggaggaggaggagcgccGCGTCCGCGAGGCTGAGGAGAAGAAGCAGCGCGAGATCGAGGAGAAGCGCATGCGTCTCGAGGAGGCCGAGAAGAAGCGCCAGGCTATGTTGCAGGCCAtgaaggacaaggacaagaagGGACCCAACTTCACCATTGCCAAGAAGGAGGCAGGCGTG tTGGGACTCTCGTCCGCCGCCATGGAACGCAACAAGACTAAGGAACAAttggaggaggagaagaagaTCTCGCTGTCGTTCCGCATCAAGCCCTTGGCCATCGAAGGCTTCGGCGAGGCCAAGCTGCGCGAGAAGGCCCAGGAGCTGTGGGAGCTCATCGTTAAATTGGAAACTGAGAAGTATGACTTGGAAGAAAGGCAGAAACGTCAGGACTACGAT TTGAAAGAGCTGAAGGAAAGACAGAAGCAACAGCTCAGGCACAAAGCCTTGAAGAAGGGTCTCGACCCGGAAGCTTTGACTGGCAAATACCCG CCCAAGATTCAAGTCGCCTCCAAATATGAGCGACGTGTGGATACACGCTCATACGACGACAAGAAGAAGCTCTTCGAGGGT GGCTGGGATGAGATCAGCAAGGACTCGAACGAGAAGATCTGGAACGAGAAGAAGGAGCAATACACCGGCCGTCAAAAAT CCAAACTGCCAAAGTGGTTCGGCGAGCGACCAGGCAAGAAGGCCGGTGAGCCCGAGACACCCGAGGGCGAGGAGGACGCCAAGGCCGACGAGGACATCGTTGAGGATGATGAGGAGGTCGAGGAGGAGGTcgccgaggaggaggaagaggaggccgaggaggatgaggaggaagaggaggaggaagaggaggaggaagaggaagaggaggaggaagaggaggaggaggaagaggaggaggaggaggaggaataA
- the up gene encoding troponin T, skeletal muscle isoform X3, translated as MSDDEEYTSSEEEEVVEETREETKPPQTPAEGEGDPEFIKRQDQKRSDLDEQLKEYISEWRKQRSKEEDELKKLKEKQAKRKISRAEEEQKMAQRKKEEEERRVREAEEKKQREIEEKRMRLEEAEKKRQAMLQAMKDKDKKGPNFTIAKKEAGLGLSSAAMERNKTKEQLEEEKKISLSFRIKPLAIEGFGEAKLREKAQELWELIVKLETEKYDLEERQKRQDYDLKELKERQKQQLRHKALKKGLDPEALTGKYPPKIQVASKYERRVDTRSYDDKKKLFEGGWDEISKDSNEKIWNEKKEQYTGRQKSKLPKWFGERPGKKAGEPETPEGEEDAKADEDIVEDDEEVEEEVAEEEEEEAEEDEEEEEEEEEEEEEEEEEEEEEEEEEEEEE; from the exons ATGTCCGACGATGAAGAGTACAC CAgctccgaggaggaggaggttgTCGAGGAGACCCGCGAGGAGAC AAAACCACCTCAGACACCAGCCGA AGGAGAGGGCGACCCAGAGTTCATCAAGCGTCAGGACCAGAAGCGCTCCGACCTCGATGAGCAGCTGAAAGAATACATCAGCGAGTGGCGCAAACAGAGATccaaggaggaggatgagctGAAGAAGCTGAAGGAGAAGCAGGCCAAGCGCAAGATCTCGCGtgccgaggaggagcagaagatGGCTCAGCgcaagaaggaggaggaggagcgccGCGTCCGCGAGGCTGAGGAGAAGAAGCAGCGCGAGATCGAGGAGAAGCGCATGCGTCTCGAGGAGGCCGAGAAGAAGCGCCAGGCTATGTTGCAGGCCAtgaaggacaaggacaagaagGGACCCAACTTCACCATTGCCAAGAAGGAGGCAGGC tTGGGACTCTCGTCCGCCGCCATGGAACGCAACAAGACTAAGGAACAAttggaggaggagaagaagaTCTCGCTGTCGTTCCGCATCAAGCCCTTGGCCATCGAAGGCTTCGGCGAGGCCAAGCTGCGCGAGAAGGCCCAGGAGCTGTGGGAGCTCATCGTTAAATTGGAAACTGAGAAGTATGACTTGGAAGAAAGGCAGAAACGTCAGGACTACGAT TTGAAAGAGCTGAAGGAAAGACAGAAGCAACAGCTCAGGCACAAAGCCTTGAAGAAGGGTCTCGACCCGGAAGCTTTGACTGGCAAATACCCG CCCAAGATTCAAGTCGCCTCCAAATATGAGCGACGTGTGGATACACGCTCATACGACGACAAGAAGAAGCTCTTCGAGGGT GGCTGGGATGAGATCAGCAAGGACTCGAACGAGAAGATCTGGAACGAGAAGAAGGAGCAATACACCGGCCGTCAAAAAT CCAAACTGCCAAAGTGGTTCGGCGAGCGACCAGGCAAGAAGGCCGGTGAGCCCGAGACACCCGAGGGCGAGGAGGACGCCAAGGCCGACGAGGACATCGTTGAGGATGATGAGGAGGTCGAGGAGGAGGTcgccgaggaggaggaagaggaggccgaggaggatgaggaggaagaggaggaggaagaggaggaggaagaggaagaggaggaggaagaggaggaggaggaagaggaggaggaggaggaggaataA
- the up gene encoding troponin T, skeletal muscle isoform X10 has product MSDDEEYTGEGDPEFIKRQDQKRSDLDEQLKEYISEWRKQRSKEEDELKKLKEKQAKRKISRAEEEQKMAQRKKEEEERRVREAEEKKQREIEEKRMRLEEAEKKRQAMLQAMKDKDKKGPNFTIAKKEAGVLGLSSAAMERNKTKEQLEEEKKISLSFRIKPLAIEGFGEAKLREKAQELWELIVKLETEKYDLEERQKRQDYDLKELKERQKQQLRHKALKKGLDPEALTGKYPPKIQVASKYERRVDTRSYDDKKKLFEGGYNTVYAETLEKTWQERQERFTQRTKSKLPKWFGERPGKKAGEPETPEGEEDAKADEDIVEDDEEVEEEVAEEEEEEAEEDEEEEEEEEEEEEEEEEEEEEEEEEEEEEE; this is encoded by the exons ATGTCCGACGATGAAGAGTACAC AGGAGAGGGCGACCCAGAGTTCATCAAGCGTCAGGACCAGAAGCGCTCCGACCTCGATGAGCAGCTGAAAGAATACATCAGCGAGTGGCGCAAACAGAGATccaaggaggaggatgagctGAAGAAGCTGAAGGAGAAGCAGGCCAAGCGCAAGATCTCGCGtgccgaggaggagcagaagatGGCTCAGCgcaagaaggaggaggaggagcgccGCGTCCGCGAGGCTGAGGAGAAGAAGCAGCGCGAGATCGAGGAGAAGCGCATGCGTCTCGAGGAGGCCGAGAAGAAGCGCCAGGCTATGTTGCAGGCCAtgaaggacaaggacaagaagGGACCCAACTTCACCATTGCCAAGAAGGAGGCAGGCGTG tTGGGACTCTCGTCCGCCGCCATGGAACGCAACAAGACTAAGGAACAAttggaggaggagaagaagaTCTCGCTGTCGTTCCGCATCAAGCCCTTGGCCATCGAAGGCTTCGGCGAGGCCAAGCTGCGCGAGAAGGCCCAGGAGCTGTGGGAGCTCATCGTTAAATTGGAAACTGAGAAGTATGACTTGGAAGAAAGGCAGAAACGTCAGGACTACGAT TTGAAAGAGCTGAAGGAAAGACAGAAGCAACAGCTCAGGCACAAAGCCTTGAAGAAGGGTCTCGACCCGGAAGCTTTGACTGGCAAATACCCG CCCAAGATTCAAGTCGCCTCCAAATATGAGCGACGTGTGGATACACGCTCATACGACGACAAGAAGAAGCTCTTCGAGGGT GGCTATAATACGGTCTATGCGGAAACCTTAGAAAAGACCTGGCAAGAAAGACAGGAAAGATTCACTCAGCGCACAAAAT CCAAACTGCCAAAGTGGTTCGGCGAGCGACCAGGCAAGAAGGCCGGTGAGCCCGAGACACCCGAGGGCGAGGAGGACGCCAAGGCCGACGAGGACATCGTTGAGGATGATGAGGAGGTCGAGGAGGAGGTcgccgaggaggaggaagaggaggccgaggaggatgaggaggaagaggaggaggaagaggaggaggaagaggaagaggaggaggaagaggaggaggaggaagaggaggaggaggaggaggaataA
- the up gene encoding troponin T, skeletal muscle isoform X12 has product MSDDEEYTSEEEEVVEETREETKPPQTPAEGEGDPEFIKRQDQKRSDLDEQLKEYISEWRKQRSKEEDELKKLKEKQAKRKISRAEEEQKMAQRKKEEEERRVREAEEKKQREIEEKRMRLEEAEKKRQAMLQAMKDKDKKGPNFTIAKKEAGLGLSSAAMERNKTKEQLEEEKKISLSFRIKPLAIEGFGEAKLREKAQELWELIVKLETEKYDLEERQKRQDYDLKELKERQKQQLRHKALKKGLDPEALTGKYPPKIQVASKYERRVDTRSYDDKKKLFEGGWDEISKDSNEKIWNEKKEQYTGRQKSKLPKWFGERPGKKAGEPETPEGEEDAKADEDIVEDDEEVEEEVAEEEEEEAEEDEEEEEEEEEEEEEEEEEEEEEEEEEEEEE; this is encoded by the exons ATGTCCGACGATGAAGAGTACAC ctccgaggaggaggaggttgTCGAGGAGACCCGCGAGGAGAC AAAACCACCTCAGACACCAGCCGA AGGAGAGGGCGACCCAGAGTTCATCAAGCGTCAGGACCAGAAGCGCTCCGACCTCGATGAGCAGCTGAAAGAATACATCAGCGAGTGGCGCAAACAGAGATccaaggaggaggatgagctGAAGAAGCTGAAGGAGAAGCAGGCCAAGCGCAAGATCTCGCGtgccgaggaggagcagaagatGGCTCAGCgcaagaaggaggaggaggagcgccGCGTCCGCGAGGCTGAGGAGAAGAAGCAGCGCGAGATCGAGGAGAAGCGCATGCGTCTCGAGGAGGCCGAGAAGAAGCGCCAGGCTATGTTGCAGGCCAtgaaggacaaggacaagaagGGACCCAACTTCACCATTGCCAAGAAGGAGGCAGGC tTGGGACTCTCGTCCGCCGCCATGGAACGCAACAAGACTAAGGAACAAttggaggaggagaagaagaTCTCGCTGTCGTTCCGCATCAAGCCCTTGGCCATCGAAGGCTTCGGCGAGGCCAAGCTGCGCGAGAAGGCCCAGGAGCTGTGGGAGCTCATCGTTAAATTGGAAACTGAGAAGTATGACTTGGAAGAAAGGCAGAAACGTCAGGACTACGAT TTGAAAGAGCTGAAGGAAAGACAGAAGCAACAGCTCAGGCACAAAGCCTTGAAGAAGGGTCTCGACCCGGAAGCTTTGACTGGCAAATACCCG CCCAAGATTCAAGTCGCCTCCAAATATGAGCGACGTGTGGATACACGCTCATACGACGACAAGAAGAAGCTCTTCGAGGGT GGCTGGGATGAGATCAGCAAGGACTCGAACGAGAAGATCTGGAACGAGAAGAAGGAGCAATACACCGGCCGTCAAAAAT CCAAACTGCCAAAGTGGTTCGGCGAGCGACCAGGCAAGAAGGCCGGTGAGCCCGAGACACCCGAGGGCGAGGAGGACGCCAAGGCCGACGAGGACATCGTTGAGGATGATGAGGAGGTCGAGGAGGAGGTcgccgaggaggaggaagaggaggccgaggaggatgaggaggaagaggaggaggaagaggaggaggaagaggaagaggaggaggaagaggaggaggaggaagaggaggaggaggaggaggaataA
- the up gene encoding troponin T, skeletal muscle isoform X4: MSDDEEYTSEEEEVVEETREETKPPQTPAEGEGDPEFIKRQDQKRSDLDEQLKEYISEWRKQRSKEEDELKKLKEKQAKRKISRAEEEQKMAQRKKEEEERRVREAEEKKQREIEEKRMRLEEAEKKRQAMLQAMKDKDKKGPNFTIAKKEAGVLGLSSAAMERNKTKEQLEEEKKISLSFRIKPLAIEGFGEAKLREKAQELWELIVKLETEKYDLEERQKRQDYDLKELKERQKQQLRHKALKKGLDPEALTGKYPPKIQVASKYERRVDTRSYDDKKKLFEGGWDEISKDSNEKIWNEKKEQYTGRQKSKLPKWFGERPGKKAGEPETPEGEEDAKADEDIVEDDEEVEEEVAEEEEEEAEEDEEEEEEEEEEEEEEEEEEEEEEEEEEEEE, from the exons ATGTCCGACGATGAAGAGTACAC ctccgaggaggaggaggttgTCGAGGAGACCCGCGAGGAGAC AAAACCACCTCAGACACCAGCCGA AGGAGAGGGCGACCCAGAGTTCATCAAGCGTCAGGACCAGAAGCGCTCCGACCTCGATGAGCAGCTGAAAGAATACATCAGCGAGTGGCGCAAACAGAGATccaaggaggaggatgagctGAAGAAGCTGAAGGAGAAGCAGGCCAAGCGCAAGATCTCGCGtgccgaggaggagcagaagatGGCTCAGCgcaagaaggaggaggaggagcgccGCGTCCGCGAGGCTGAGGAGAAGAAGCAGCGCGAGATCGAGGAGAAGCGCATGCGTCTCGAGGAGGCCGAGAAGAAGCGCCAGGCTATGTTGCAGGCCAtgaaggacaaggacaagaagGGACCCAACTTCACCATTGCCAAGAAGGAGGCAGGCGTG tTGGGACTCTCGTCCGCCGCCATGGAACGCAACAAGACTAAGGAACAAttggaggaggagaagaagaTCTCGCTGTCGTTCCGCATCAAGCCCTTGGCCATCGAAGGCTTCGGCGAGGCCAAGCTGCGCGAGAAGGCCCAGGAGCTGTGGGAGCTCATCGTTAAATTGGAAACTGAGAAGTATGACTTGGAAGAAAGGCAGAAACGTCAGGACTACGAT TTGAAAGAGCTGAAGGAAAGACAGAAGCAACAGCTCAGGCACAAAGCCTTGAAGAAGGGTCTCGACCCGGAAGCTTTGACTGGCAAATACCCG CCCAAGATTCAAGTCGCCTCCAAATATGAGCGACGTGTGGATACACGCTCATACGACGACAAGAAGAAGCTCTTCGAGGGT GGCTGGGATGAGATCAGCAAGGACTCGAACGAGAAGATCTGGAACGAGAAGAAGGAGCAATACACCGGCCGTCAAAAAT CCAAACTGCCAAAGTGGTTCGGCGAGCGACCAGGCAAGAAGGCCGGTGAGCCCGAGACACCCGAGGGCGAGGAGGACGCCAAGGCCGACGAGGACATCGTTGAGGATGATGAGGAGGTCGAGGAGGAGGTcgccgaggaggaggaagaggaggccgaggaggatgaggaggaagaggaggaggaagaggaggaggaagaggaagaggaggaggaagaggaggaggaggaagaggaggaggaggaggaggaataA